The following proteins come from a genomic window of Trueperaceae bacterium:
- a CDS encoding DHHA1 domain-containing protein yields the protein GTVDGFLPNRLTHGYGVHADLVPEHAERSDLFVTVDCGITNVDEVAALRAADTDVIVTDHHTPRATLPDALLVHPRLAADGVTMRSGHPGVEPTGSGVAFHLLWRLHARLGLEPPFELADVAMIGTVADVAPLLGENRALVRAGLERLADSAWPGVRAMAKQSRLAETPTARDVAFGLAPRLNAAGRLGEPEQGLALLLAPTERTARELATYLDARNAERRAIQDRMFDEAVDRVDPRDPALVVGDDAWHPGVMGIVASKLLERFYKPVFILARGQGSVRSTPGISAVDALAAAAPTLRRYGGHAAAAGFAVDPDRVDAFREAIHAHVATFPVPTPDVTVDAVLAPEDVDEDLWRGVRTLEPFGEGHPPPTFALAGPATR from the coding sequence GGGACGGTCGACGGCTTCCTCCCGAACCGCTTGACGCACGGGTACGGCGTGCACGCCGACCTGGTGCCGGAGCACGCGGAGCGCAGCGACCTGTTCGTCACCGTCGATTGCGGCATCACCAACGTCGACGAGGTCGCGGCGTTGCGCGCGGCGGACACGGACGTGATCGTGACCGACCACCACACGCCCCGCGCGACGTTGCCCGACGCGTTGCTCGTCCACCCCCGCCTGGCCGCCGACGGCGTCACGATGCGGTCCGGACACCCCGGCGTGGAGCCGACCGGGTCCGGCGTCGCCTTCCACCTGTTGTGGCGGCTGCACGCGCGGCTGGGGCTCGAGCCGCCGTTCGAACTGGCGGACGTCGCGATGATCGGGACGGTCGCGGACGTCGCGCCGCTATTGGGGGAGAACCGGGCGTTGGTCCGCGCCGGCCTGGAGCGGCTCGCCGACAGCGCCTGGCCGGGCGTGCGGGCGATGGCGAAGCAGTCGCGCTTGGCGGAGACGCCGACCGCCCGCGACGTGGCGTTCGGCCTCGCCCCGCGCCTGAACGCCGCGGGGCGGCTGGGGGAACCGGAGCAGGGCCTGGCGTTGCTGCTGGCGCCCACCGAACGCACGGCGCGCGAGTTGGCGACGTACCTGGACGCCCGCAACGCCGAACGCCGCGCGATCCAGGACCGCATGTTCGACGAGGCGGTCGACCGGGTCGACCCCCGCGACCCGGCGTTGGTGGTCGGCGACGACGCCTGGCACCCCGGCGTCATGGGGATCGTCGCGTCGAAGCTGCTGGAGCGCTTCTACAAGCCGGTGTTCATCCTCGCGCGGGGGCAGGGCAGCGTCCGCAGCACCCCCGGCATCTCCGCGGTCGACGCCCTGGCGGCGGCCGCCCCGACCCTGCGGCGCTACGGCGGGCACGCCGCCGCCGCCGGCTTCGCCGTCGACCCGGACCGGGTCGACGCGTTCCGGGAGGCGATCCACGCGCACGTCGCGACGTTCCCCGTCCCCACCCCGGACGTGACGGTCGATGCGGTATTGGCGCCCGAGGACGTCGACGAGGACTTGTGGCGGGGCGTCCGGACGCTGGAGCCGTTCGGGGAGGGGCATCCCCCCCCGACGTTCGCGTTGGCGGGGCCGGCGACGCGGG